GGGTCAGCGTAAGGAAGTTCATTTCAGGAACCTGCCCTGCCGGAAGACCTTCAAAACCAGTTCTTCAAACGGATAGTCCGTGACGGTGCGAACGTAGCCCAGTTGATATTTTCCGCAATACGACTCGATGGCCTCGCAATGTTTCGCGTACTCCGTCTTATAGGCTGCCAGGAGCGAGGGAGTGACCGTGATTTCGCGGGTCTGATTGCTCTCCGCATCGACCAGCAGCAGCTCGCCCCGCAGCCTGGGATCGATCTCTTCATGACTGGCGATGTGGAGAACAAAGATGTCGTGACGGAAATGCCGCAGGATATCCAGGGCTCCTTCGAAGCCGTGGCCGTCGAAAAAGTCGGAAATCACGACAGCGAGGCCACGCCTCCGGGTTTCCGTGCAGTACGTCTTGAACGACGCGCGCGCGTCCGTCTGGCCGCCCGCATTGATATCGGTCAGGAAGCGGAAAATTTTGAAAATCCGTCCCTTGCCGCGCTGCGGCGGCAGTTCGGATTTGACGCCGTCCGCAAATGAGACGACATTGACCCGGTCCAGATTCGCCAGGCCGATGTAACAGAGTGCGGCCGCAATCCGGCGGGCATAATCGATTTTCGCCGGCTCTCCGTAGCTCATCGACTGGCTGCTGTCGACGAAGAAATAGATCGGCAGGTCTTCTTCTTCCTCGAACAGCTTGAGGATAAGGCGGTTCAGCCGGAGATACGCCTTCCAGTCGAGATGACGGAAATCATCGCCCGGCACATACGCCCGATAGTCCGCAAACTCCAGTCCCGTGCCACGCCGCCGGGTGCGCCGCTCCGCGCGGAGCTGGCCGGCGAACAGCCGTTTCGAAATGATATTGAGGTATTCGAGTTTCTTCATGAACTCGTCATCGAACAGCGTGGTTTGTGGGTTTGCGGTGGACATACTTAATACAGCGGACTACTTATTGGAAATTCGAGATTGAAGGTTGGAAATTGGAGATCTGCGGTACCGAAAATTTCCAATTTCAAACTTCCAATTTGAAATTTCCAATGGACTTAACTCGGTTCCGGTGTGTTCTCCAATATTCCTTTGATGACGGTGTCCGGGTCGACGCGTTCCGCTTCGCCCTCGAAATTCAGAAGGACGCGATGCCGGAGAGCGCCGTAGGCCACGGTGCGGATATCGTCGCAGGAAACGTGCAGCCGGTTATTCAGCAGAGCCCGGATCTTGCCGCCGACGACCAGCGCCTGAGCGCCTCGTGGACTGGAGCCGTAGCGCACGTATTTCATGGTCAGAGGATGCGCATATGGCGGCTGCGGGTGCGTGGCCATGGTAATGCGGATCGCATAGTCCTGCACGGGCCGCGCGATCGGAACGGCGCGCACGGTTTTCCGCATTTCCAGGACTTCACCCTGGCCGAGCACGCGGTCGACCTTAGGTTCCTGAACCTTTGTCGTGCGATTCAAAATGGTGTGAAGGCTGTCGATGGTGGGATAGTCCACCTTGAGCTTCAAAAAGAAGCGGTCAAGCTGCGCTTCAGGCAGCGGGTACGTGCCTT
The genomic region above belongs to Terriglobia bacterium and contains:
- a CDS encoding MoxR family ATPase gives rise to the protein MSSAIDQQVVTFQEQFNRVKTEVSKVIVGAGDIIDGVIMSLLAGGHVLLEGVPGLGKTKLVSTLSDVMHLKFSRIQFTPDLMPADITGTNVVQENAMGEKFLEFQPGPIFSNIVLADEVNRATPKTQSALLEAMEERSVTVGKTTHKLDSPFFVLATQNPLEMEGTYPLPEAQLDRFFLKLKVDYPTIDSLHTILNRTTKVQEPKVDRVLGQGEVLEMRKTVRAVPIARPVQDYAIRITMATHPQPPYAHPLTMKYVRYGSSPRGAQALVVGGKIRALLNNRLHVSCDDIRTVAYGALRHRVLLNFEGEAERVDPDTVIKGILENTPEPS
- a CDS encoding DUF58 domain-containing protein, encoding MSTANPQTTLFDDEFMKKLEYLNIISKRLFAGQLRAERRTRRRGTGLEFADYRAYVPGDDFRHLDWKAYLRLNRLILKLFEEEEDLPIYFFVDSSQSMSYGEPAKIDYARRIAAALCYIGLANLDRVNVVSFADGVKSELPPQRGKGRIFKIFRFLTDINAGGQTDARASFKTYCTETRRRGLAVVISDFFDGHGFEGALDILRHFRHDIFVLHIASHEEIDPRLRGELLLVDAESNQTREITVTPSLLAAYKTEYAKHCEAIESYCGKYQLGYVRTVTDYPFEELVLKVFRQGRFLK